Proteins from one Porites lutea chromosome 3, jaPorLute2.1, whole genome shotgun sequence genomic window:
- the LOC140929348 gene encoding uncharacterized protein translates to MKRSIFLIACLLTLKLMVSFTEAKPAAKEKVEETTHDAKEPDSQENDSKVVEEEAVDDSSGSGSGDGRKDACGSPCGGGGYGQGQYPYPTGQYPQQGPYPPPYPPPYPPPYPQPVQYPQQGQYPGQQPYPYGGGYGYGGYGYGKKYHKGGKERKGKKISDEKKKKKHQDEE, encoded by the exons ATGAAACGGTCAATTTTCTTGATCGCCTGCCTTCTGACTTTGAAGCTGATGGTAAGTTTCACAGAAGCAAAACCTGCCGCGAAAGAAAAAGTGGAGGAAACCACCCATGATGCCAAGGAACCTGACTCACAAGAAAACGATTCAAAAGTAGTGGAAGAGGAAGCGGTAGATGATTCCTCTGGAAGTGGATCGGGCGATG GCAGGAAGGATGCGTGTGGTAGTCCCTGCGGGGGTGGGGGCTATGGCCAAGGACAGTACCCATACCCAACAGGACAGTACCCCCAACAAGGACCGTACCCTCCACCATACCCCCCACCGTACCCCCCACCGTACCCCCAACCAGTACAGTACCCGCAACAGGGCCAGTACCCGGGACAGCAACCATATCCATATGGCGGCGGATACGGCTACGGCGGATATGGATACGGTAAAAAATATCACAAAGGtggaaaagagagaaaaggtaaaaaaatcagtgatgaaaagaagaaaaaaaagcatcaGGACGAGGAGTAA